CTCCCGAGCAGGCGCCACCGCCGGATGATGCTGGTGCGACGCCACTTCAGCCTGCGTCGATGCACGTGCACGCAGTCGTTCGACGACGGACCGTCGGTACCGCCGCTGACCGCCCGGCGTTCGCTCCGCCACGAGTCGTCCCTGCGCCTCGTATCGGCGAACCGTTTCCGGTGCCACGCCGAGCTCGCGGGCCGCCTCGCTCACAGTGAGAAAGTCATCCTTAGACATTCTTCTCATCTCCACGGATCGCTAGAGATCCGGCGTTCCGTTTGTCAGAAGGGTGCGGATGCGGCCTGGGCTGGTACTGCCCGGTCGTCGGCTGCCTTTCTCGGTGACAGCAGCACCACCTCGCGCACATTCAGCTCCGCGACGTGATGCGTCCGGCCCTCCTTGTCGTCGTACTGCCGGTATTCAAGCCTTCCTTCGACAAACACTTTGTCCCCTTTCCGCGCGTAGCTTTCCATGATGTCGGCAAGTCCTGCACCCTCCGCCGACCGATTCCATGCGATGCACTTGTGCCAGTCTGTGCGCTCCTGGCGCTTGCCGTCAGGATCATTCCACTGGCGGCTCGTTGCGATCGAGAACTGCGCGACTTTCGTTCCGGTTGACGTGGTGCGGACTTCGGGGTCGGCACCAAGATTCCCAATCAACGACACCCTGTTCAGACTGCGGCTCATAACGGCTCCTGAGAGAGAGTTGACTTCGTTCGCATATCGGCGCACTTCGCCCGTCAAGTCGCGGGCGAAGTGCGCAGCCCGCCTCCTTCCCGCGCTCCGGTGCATGGCATCGCGGAGCGCGGCGGTTCTTCATGGGGGATGGCTGTCGATCGGTGAGAGGAGCGGGAGTGACGTCAGATCCGGAAACACCCCGCCTAGGTCGATCTCGCCACCCTTTGCCACGTACTTCGCGCAGTATCCACTCACGCAACCGATGGACCGCGGCGTCTCGAGCCGAGCGAATCCGCGACCGATTTCCAGCCATTCCGCCTCCCAGGCGCGGCGGTTTGCGCGGGCGAGGCGATCGTCGGCCCTTGCAAGCCGAGCCGCGCCTACGAGCGCGTGATAGTGGATGACGCCGCGCCGCTGCATTTCGAGAGCACGAATCCAGTAGACACCGCTTTGTCGCTTGTACCAGCGCGCGCCGTAGAGCGATCGGCTGAGCTTGCTCGCCCATACGCGGTAGCGTTTGTCGGCAGCCTCTGGATGCACTTCCCGAG
This Gemmatimonadaceae bacterium DNA region includes the following protein-coding sequences:
- a CDS encoding single-stranded DNA-binding protein, whose amino-acid sequence is MSRSLNRVSLIGNLGADPEVRTTSTGTKVAQFSIATSRQWNDPDGKRQERTDWHKCIAWNRSAEGAGLADIMESYARKGDKVFVEGRLEYRQYDDKEGRTHHVAELNVREVVLLSPRKAADDRAVPAQAASAPF